One Ethanoligenens harbinense YUAN-3 genomic window carries:
- a CDS encoding ABC transporter permease: MGKPSKRTDAGQIAVMVGPVTLWLAFLVAVPLVYVFIMSFCSLDQNYNVVFRFTLENYRRLLDWDYIQVYGQSILIAFLATAICIVLAYPFAFLIARTFQSKKTTLYMMVIIPFWTNSLIRIYGWRTFLGANGMLNKLLMALHMTGGPVQFLFTRGATVLGMVYVLFPFMVLPLYTAIEKLDQSQLEASADLGARGGSTFWHVILPQTTSGVFSGCIMVFIPCLGYFYVSDILGGGNTNVIGNLIERQFQSGNNWPLGAALSIILIAITLLLVKLYQKCGGDMQSLGV, encoded by the coding sequence ATGGGAAAGCCAAGCAAACGGACGGATGCGGGACAGATTGCCGTTATGGTCGGTCCGGTTACCTTGTGGCTGGCGTTTTTGGTGGCGGTTCCGCTTGTTTATGTGTTTATTATGAGTTTTTGCAGCCTAGACCAGAATTACAATGTGGTTTTCCGTTTTACACTGGAAAACTATCGGCGGCTTTTGGACTGGGACTACATACAGGTTTACGGGCAGTCTATTTTGATTGCATTTCTGGCAACCGCTATTTGCATTGTGTTGGCTTACCCGTTTGCCTTTTTGATTGCCCGGACTTTTCAGAGCAAAAAGACGACCTTATATATGATGGTGATTATTCCGTTCTGGACGAATTCCTTGATTCGCATTTACGGCTGGCGCACCTTTCTGGGCGCGAACGGGATGCTCAACAAACTGCTGATGGCGCTGCATATGACCGGTGGGCCGGTGCAGTTTCTGTTCACCCGCGGGGCAACGGTGCTGGGTATGGTGTATGTCCTGTTCCCGTTTATGGTACTGCCGCTGTACACGGCGATCGAAAAACTGGACCAGTCGCAGCTTGAGGCGTCGGCTGATCTTGGCGCGCGCGGAGGCTCCACATTCTGGCATGTGATTCTGCCGCAGACGACGAGCGGCGTGTTTTCGGGCTGCATCATGGTCTTTATTCCGTGTCTCGGTTATTTCTATGTATCCGATATTCTGGGCGGCGGCAACACGAACGTCATCGGCAACCTGATTGAGCGGCAGTTCCAGAGCGGAAACAACTGGCCTTTAGGCGCGGCGCTGTCCATTATCCTGATTGCGATCACCCTGCTGCTGGTCAAGCTGTACCAGAAGTGTGGCGGCGATATGCAGAGTTTGGGGGTGTAA
- a CDS encoding extracellular solute-binding protein → MHGQTRETFRRKSGAVYCGLIYAFLFLPIAVIIINSFNANTFKPYFRWTGFTFDWYVKLFQNTGLLQSFGNTIFLALATTVLSVMIGTVAAVGIYKFRFRGKDIINGLLYIPVVIPEIVLGIALLSLFSKVGIPLGMLSLLLAHVTFCIPYVIFNVRARLDGYDRSIEEASMDLGATRLHTFLRITLPVLAPGIGGGALLAFTLSIDDVIISYFTNGQTMTFPLKVMASIKSGVAPDVNALSTLILLVTTGVVALVQTGLLKKFVGKVGTALSALFYIGRDELDTKQRAVRRRRGVGTALAIAIVAGVLLSVGKNAGTSAVGRNGQLNLFIWTEYVPDSVIQNFEKETGIQVNVSNYSSNEDMLAKVKSEKAGAFDIVQPTDYMVQQMIGQGLLQKLDKSALTNMKNIGSSYLNQYYDPNNNYSVPYLGGVAAIAVNTQKIKDRITGYADLFNPKYKNSIVSLDDYRAVIGMTARSLGMSMNETDSAKLDEIKTQLMKLKGNIKLYDSDSPKSALISGDATLGFCWNAEITLAMEENPAIKIVFPKEGAYVFVDNWCITKGAKNVRQATAFINYMLKAETAKEVSEEYPYMQPNAAAVELLGSAYKNNPARNVPQDVIKKGEHVANLDVNTLARYDAMWTDLKK, encoded by the coding sequence ATGCACGGACAGACCAGAGAAACATTCCGGCGAAAGAGCGGTGCCGTTTATTGCGGGCTCATTTATGCGTTTCTGTTTTTGCCGATTGCCGTCATTATTATCAATTCGTTCAACGCCAACACGTTCAAGCCGTATTTCAGATGGACAGGTTTTACGTTTGACTGGTATGTGAAGCTGTTTCAAAACACGGGGCTGCTTCAATCTTTTGGAAACACCATCTTTCTGGCACTTGCCACAACCGTGCTTTCCGTGATGATCGGAACCGTGGCCGCAGTGGGGATATACAAGTTCCGGTTCCGCGGAAAAGACATCATAAACGGGCTGCTGTATATCCCGGTTGTCATTCCCGAAATCGTGCTGGGCATTGCGCTGCTCTCGCTCTTTTCCAAAGTGGGAATTCCGCTTGGCATGCTCTCGCTGCTTCTGGCCCACGTCACGTTCTGCATCCCGTATGTCATTTTCAATGTGCGTGCGCGGCTTGATGGATACGACCGCTCCATCGAGGAAGCATCTATGGACTTGGGAGCCACGCGCCTCCATACGTTCCTGCGGATCACGTTGCCGGTCCTTGCGCCCGGAATCGGCGGAGGCGCACTGCTTGCGTTCACGCTTTCGATTGACGATGTGATCATCAGCTACTTTACCAACGGCCAGACGATGACGTTTCCGCTGAAAGTTATGGCAAGCATCAAAAGCGGCGTCGCGCCGGATGTCAACGCGCTTTCCACTTTGATCCTGCTGGTCACAACAGGCGTTGTCGCTCTGGTGCAGACCGGCCTGCTGAAAAAGTTCGTCGGCAAGGTCGGCACCGCATTGTCGGCTCTTTTTTACATCGGGCGGGACGAGCTGGATACGAAGCAGCGCGCGGTGAGGAGAAGGCGGGGTGTCGGCACCGCGTTGGCCATTGCGATTGTGGCCGGTGTGCTGCTTTCCGTCGGTAAAAACGCCGGCACCTCCGCCGTCGGGAGGAACGGACAGCTCAATCTGTTTATCTGGACGGAATATGTGCCGGATTCGGTGATTCAGAACTTTGAAAAAGAAACCGGCATCCAGGTCAATGTCTCCAACTATTCGTCCAATGAAGATATGCTTGCCAAGGTAAAATCGGAAAAAGCGGGGGCGTTCGACATTGTGCAGCCCACCGACTATATGGTTCAGCAGATGATCGGCCAGGGATTGCTGCAGAAACTGGATAAATCCGCGCTGACAAACATGAAAAATATCGGCAGCTCGTATCTCAACCAGTATTATGACCCAAACAACAATTATTCCGTGCCGTATTTGGGTGGGGTGGCGGCCATTGCCGTCAATACCCAAAAAATCAAAGACCGCATCACAGGGTATGCCGATCTGTTCAACCCGAAGTATAAAAACAGCATTGTTTCCCTGGACGATTACCGCGCCGTCATCGGCATGACCGCACGCAGCCTCGGCATGAGCATGAATGAGACAGACAGCGCAAAGCTGGATGAAATCAAAACCCAGCTCATGAAATTGAAAGGCAATATCAAACTGTATGACAGCGACAGTCCAAAATCCGCGCTGATTTCCGGCGATGCGACCCTCGGCTTCTGCTGGAATGCGGAGATCACGTTGGCCATGGAGGAAAACCCGGCGATCAAGATTGTGTTCCCCAAAGAAGGTGCCTATGTATTTGTAGACAACTGGTGCATTACCAAAGGGGCAAAGAATGTCCGGCAGGCAACGGCTTTCATCAACTACATGCTGAAAGCGGAAACAGCCAAAGAGGTGTCTGAGGAGTATCCGTATATGCAGCCGAATGCGGCGGCCGTGGAATTGTTGGGCAGTGCTTACAAAAACAATCCGGCGCGGAATGTTCCGCAGGATGTTATCAAAAAGGGGGAGCATGTCGCCAATCTGGACGTCAATACGCTGGCCCGGTATGATGCGATGTGGACGGATTTGAAAAAGTAA